The following proteins are encoded in a genomic region of Montipora foliosa isolate CH-2021 chromosome 8, ASM3666993v2, whole genome shotgun sequence:
- the LOC138012975 gene encoding TNF receptor-associated factor 5-like isoform X2, translated as MISEFPVHCLSPGCGWKGTYGNAANHHSSCPKLRLQCQNEECQHVCQREDLPMHAASCVKRKVPCPECGMPIKNEVTDEHREKGCPHSVEPCPLSCGELLSRSQINLHLHNCPERAVECQVPGCKRVIKRKNTAAHVVESAVSHFRLQSGEIQRLRREIHEKSNPQNQYGPKEKHSASFRWTIEKFLEFHALHRTKQEPLTSQAFIKTGHRWRGVIDNNSVFLQLRAAANPVTAHIRFVLMPGEHTKDKIVDVGRVTLKEGDMWGARVPDMKRFIDGNGNLAVKFIITYLEY; from the exons ATGATTAGCGAGTTTCCCGTGCATTGTTTAAGTCCAGGTTGTGGCTGGAAAGGAACTTATGGCAATGCTGCGAACCATCATTCTAGCTGCCCAAAACTTCGTCTACAGTGTCAAAATGAAGAGTGCCAGCACGTGTGTCAGCGAGAAGATTTGCCAATGCATGCTGCATCATGCGTTAAGAGAAAAGTGCCATGCCCAGAATGTGGCATGCCGATAAAAAACGAGGTAACGGACGAACACAGGGAGAAAGGATGTCCGCATTCAGTTGAACCTTGCCCACTTAGTTGTGGTGAACTACTATCGAG aagccAGATTAATCTTCATTTGCATAATTGCCCAGAGAGAGCCGTGGAATGCCAGGTGCCGGGCTGCAAGCGGGTTATTAAGCGCAAAAATACAGCTGCCCATGTGGTTGAATCAGCTGTGTCTCATTTTCGACTTCAGTCTGGAGAGATACAGCGTTTGCGCCGCGAAATCCATGAAAAG AGCAACCCACAAAATCAATATGGCCCGAAGGAAAAACATTCGGCATCATTTCGATGGACTATAGAGAAGTTTTTGGAGTTTCATGCCCTTCACAGGACCAAGCAAGAACCCTTAACGAGCCAAGCCTTTATTAAAACTGGCCACAGATGGAGGGGTGTCATCGACAACAACAGTGTCTTCTTACAACTGCGCGCAGCTGCTAATCCTGTAACAGCACATATAAG GTTTGTTTTGATGCCTGGCGAGCACACCAAGGACAAGATTGTGGATGTTGGACGCGTCACTCTCAAAGAAGGGGACATGTGGGGTGCGCGTGTGCCAGATATGAAGAGATTCATTGATGGAAATGGAAATCTGGCCGTTAAATTTATAATAACATATCTGGAATATTAA
- the LOC138012975 gene encoding TNF receptor-associated factor 5-like isoform X1, whose protein sequence is MKIRHHYTTRTTMLATQQSKSFNPLIKPVCLGCGHSRCKACIQELISNARSRRCPACREAVDASQIRDNVALGQMISEFPVHCLSPGCGWKGTYGNAANHHSSCPKLRLQCQNEECQHVCQREDLPMHAASCVKRKVPCPECGMPIKNEVTDEHREKGCPHSVEPCPLSCGELLSRSQINLHLHNCPERAVECQVPGCKRVIKRKNTAAHVVESAVSHFRLQSGEIQRLRREIHEKSNPQNQYGPKEKHSASFRWTIEKFLEFHALHRTKQEPLTSQAFIKTGHRWRGVIDNNSVFLQLRAAANPVTAHIRFVLMPGEHTKDKIVDVGRVTLKEGDMWGARVPDMKRFIDGNGNLAVKFIITYLEY, encoded by the exons TTTCAACCCATTGATTAAACCAGTGTGTCTTGGATGCGGTCATTCGCGATGCAAGGCCTGTATCCAAGAATTGATTTCCAATGCAAGAAGTCGCCGATGTCCTGCATGCCGCGAGGCTGTTGATGCCAGTCAAATAAGGGATAACGTGGCCTTAGGTCAAATGATTAGCGAGTTTCCCGTGCATTGTTTAAGTCCAGGTTGTGGCTGGAAAGGAACTTATGGCAATGCTGCGAACCATCATTCTAGCTGCCCAAAACTTCGTCTACAGTGTCAAAATGAAGAGTGCCAGCACGTGTGTCAGCGAGAAGATTTGCCAATGCATGCTGCATCATGCGTTAAGAGAAAAGTGCCATGCCCAGAATGTGGCATGCCGATAAAAAACGAGGTAACGGACGAACACAGGGAGAAAGGATGTCCGCATTCAGTTGAACCTTGCCCACTTAGTTGTGGTGAACTACTATCGAG aagccAGATTAATCTTCATTTGCATAATTGCCCAGAGAGAGCCGTGGAATGCCAGGTGCCGGGCTGCAAGCGGGTTATTAAGCGCAAAAATACAGCTGCCCATGTGGTTGAATCAGCTGTGTCTCATTTTCGACTTCAGTCTGGAGAGATACAGCGTTTGCGCCGCGAAATCCATGAAAAG AGCAACCCACAAAATCAATATGGCCCGAAGGAAAAACATTCGGCATCATTTCGATGGACTATAGAGAAGTTTTTGGAGTTTCATGCCCTTCACAGGACCAAGCAAGAACCCTTAACGAGCCAAGCCTTTATTAAAACTGGCCACAGATGGAGGGGTGTCATCGACAACAACAGTGTCTTCTTACAACTGCGCGCAGCTGCTAATCCTGTAACAGCACATATAAG GTTTGTTTTGATGCCTGGCGAGCACACCAAGGACAAGATTGTGGATGTTGGACGCGTCACTCTCAAAGAAGGGGACATGTGGGGTGCGCGTGTGCCAGATATGAAGAGATTCATTGATGGAAATGGAAATCTGGCCGTTAAATTTATAATAACATATCTGGAATATTAA